TCGAGCCCCTTGAGGGACTTGAAGGACAATTCTTTTTTAAAGCGCCGCGCGGTTTTCATCATTTTTTCTTCGGCATCTCCCGCAGCGCCTCTTCGGCGCTGGGACACAGGTCGAAGACCTTGTAGAGTCGCGTGATCTCGAAGATCGACCGCACCTCGTCCTGCAGGCCCGCGAGCTTGAGCTTGCCGCCGTTCTCGTTCAAGTACCGCATGAGCGAGATCAAGACCCCCAGGCCCGTCGAATCGATGAAGCTCACGCCGCTTAAGTCGAGGATGAAATGCTTCGCGTAATCCTCGCGGGCCTTGACGATGGCCTTCTTCAGCTGCGCGGAGTGCTCGGCGTCGACTTCGCCTTCGATTTCCAGGATGCAGATATCGCCGACTTCCTTGGGGTTGATCTTCATATTACAGCAAGTCCTCCCGTCCGATGTTCTTGAGGTGTTCAACCAATTTCTTG
The DNA window shown above is from Deltaproteobacteria bacterium PRO3 and carries:
- a CDS encoding STAS domain-containing protein, with the protein product MKINPKEVGDICILEIEGEVDAEHSAQLKKAIVKAREDYAKHFILDLSGVSFIDSTGLGVLISLMRYLNENGGKLKLAGLQDEVRSIFEITRLYKVFDLCPSAEEALREMPKKK